ATTTTGATGTAATTTCTCTCTCAAAATAGCTTCAACTTCGCTTTCTGGATTCGCAAGATCGAAAGGATAAGGTTGAAGATTAGCGGGATTGCGACGACTCATTAATACTTCCAATGCGGCGCGAAAGGCTTCCTCATCATTTCTATGTTCCGAAAGATACTGTTTTAACTCAGCATTCGACATTTGAGGCAAATTCGGTGTCATAGCACAAACTCCCAACTTCCTTCTTCATCAATTATCACCGCAATCTCATCTCTGCTTCCAGCCTGGATGTAAATCGTTTTTAACTTGCGATCGTAACGGAAAATTTGGATTGGTTGGTACAAGTTGGAAAGCAACTGGCAAAGAAATATCGCTGTATCTGACTGTTTTCGCGTCG
The nucleotide sequence above comes from Aerosakkonema funiforme FACHB-1375. Encoded proteins:
- a CDS encoding DUF6887 family protein; its protein translation is MTPNLPQMSNAELKQYLSEHRNDEEAFRAALEVLMSRRNPANLQPYPFDLANPESEVEAILREKLHQNE
- a CDS encoding DUF6888 family protein — its product is MPTRKQSDTAIFLCQLLSNLYQPIQIFRYDRKLKTIYIQAGSRDEIAVIIDEEGSWEFVL